Genomic DNA from Bacteroides zhangwenhongii:
TGATCTTGTGCCCTTTAACAGCAAAGAATACAAGATAAAGGAAGCAAGGGATTAATACCCAGTAGCCGATACGCAAATCGTATATTTCAGCAAAATGACCGTAAACTAACGGTAGGATCGCATTTCCACAAAGTCCCATGATTAGCAGTGAGGAACCTGTTTTCGTAAACTTTCCTAATCCATGAATGGATAATGGCCAGATACCTGCATAAATTAGTGCATTGGGAAAGCCTAGTGCATTGAGAAAAAAGATGGAGGCATTGGCTTGATGGCCGAAAAGAGTTACATTAAAGTCAGCCAATACAACTCCAAATGAGAGGAATAATCCTAGTACTGTACACACAATCAGTGCGTTCTTTTGTGAGATATATTTGGGGATTACGATGATTCCCAATATGTAGCCGATCATTGTACATGCCAGAGTATATGAGGGAAATGCTTTTGCTTCCAGTAAATCCATACCCATAGAATTGGCATAATTAATGATAGTGTCAATGGCTATTACTTGTGTTCCTACGTGAAAGAAGATCGCTAATGTATAATCCGCAAATCCAAATTTCCGCAGAATCCGAAACGAAGCGTTCGATTTTCAGGGAAAAGGACAAAACGAAGCGTTCAAAAAAGGAAAGCGCGCAACACTCAAAAAGCCGAAACAAAAGTTTTGTAATGACCTCTGTTTCGGCTTTATAATTTCATAAAAAATGGCTTTATAACGGCATTAAAATAAGGCTCAAAAGTTTGGCCTTCTACTTGAAAAATTGTATCTTTGTTCAGTGCTAAGCAGCTGTTTTATGAACTAATTTTTCCTGTTTCTTATACAGCATCATGTCTGTATATTCGGCAGAATAATTCATGTGGGCATTGAATTCCTTTTTTGTACAACCCTCAAAAGGATTGCCAATGGTTTTGTTTGCTCCAATCCATTCACACAGTTCAAGTATGGAGGATTTATTGGATGTGAAATAAACGAAGGAATGCTTTTCGAGTATCTTTAAAACATCCAAATAATCAGACAAGCGCCAATACATATTGTACGTACCAACATCAGTGGAAAGATAAGGCGGATCAATTAAAAAGACGACTCCGGGAACATCCTTATATTGGTTGAATACTGCTTTGTAGTCGCATGATACAATTTCAAGCCCTTTTAAGTAGTCAGAAGACTCCGGATAACCGGTCTTGCGAATGTTGTTATAAAGGACTTCCTTGCGCATTTCGGCTACAGACAATTTATACTTCATGGAGAACATAAGTGAGGATGATAAGGTTATAAAATCCACGTACCCAACATTTAGTTCTTCTTCCTCGATACGTTTAAAAATGCGTTCTCTAAGTTCCCCTTTAATTGGTTTATGTTTGGGTATCGAATTACCCACCAGCTCCCTAATATCGGCAAGCAGTTTATTTGTCTGTGGGATATTTTTCAGTCTGAACCGGTAGTTGTCGAAGTCATTGTAGACAACAGTAGCATCGGGCTTGCTTCTTTTGGCTATATGCGAAAGAAGTCCGGAACCGCCAAACAAGTCCACAAACACGGTATCTTCAGGGAACTGTTCCAAAACTTTAATAAACTCTTTAGCAAACATTCTTTTTTGGCCTACAAATGGCAGTGGTGCAGATAAATTCATATTCTTCATACGTTCAAGTCAAATTTAATGTTTTCAACTCCGGATAACAGTTCCAGAGTCCGGTCAATGTTATTTTCATATATATGCACATTTCCAAGGTCAAGGGTTATGGACTTCAGGGGAAGCTCCACCTGCCTTGCCATCAGATAAAGATGATAAATATCAGCCGGAAGCCCAAGGTTCGCATCAGAACTACGCTGATATGCAGATAGCACCAATTCTCCCTCATCAATTTGGAACTGCACAAGACTCAGGCAGGGTGCCTGGTTGCTTTCCACCCCGGTTTCTCCAAGAAACAGGACATAATTCTTGCTGTTGCGCTTTTCCCGGTTAATCCTGGTTATGAGGGGTGGAAGCTTTTCAAAGTAAGTTGGATAGCTGTTTACAAGGGTATGGCCGCAATAATCCCACCAGGTAATCCCTGCCTCTTTGTATTTTTCCACATCCCGGACTCCTTGCATAAACAGTTTCAATTCCTCTTTCAGCTTTTTCCTGGCTATCCCGTGGCTTTCAAATATGTCAAGTAAATCAGCGGGGGTTAGCATGAGCCTTTCGTTTAATAGATACTTGATACGCCCTTTCCTATTGGTCTGGATTTTGCCCGTTTGGAGTATCTTGTCTAATGTCTGGTAATACTTATTCATGAGCTTTATTTTTGGTTGTACAAAGGTAGCTCTACCGGACAACACAAGGCATCCCCGGCACATCAATCACACTGCACCGAGCGTGCAGTGCTTTCCAAACCGTTTGATAACATCATACACCTTACGTTCGCTTACCGAATATTTATTT
This window encodes:
- a CDS encoding thymidylate synthase, with amino-acid sequence MNKYYQTLDKILQTGKIQTNRKGRIKYLLNERLMLTPADLLDIFESHGIARKKLKEELKLFMQGVRDVEKYKEAGITWWDYCGHTLVNSYPTYFEKLPPLITRINREKRNSKNYVLFLGETGVESNQAPCLSLVQFQIDEGELVLSAYQRSSDANLGLPADIYHLYLMARQVELPLKSITLDLGNVHIYENNIDRTLELLSGVENIKFDLNV
- a CDS encoding DNA adenine methylase; its protein translation is MKNMNLSAPLPFVGQKRMFAKEFIKVLEQFPEDTVFVDLFGGSGLLSHIAKRSKPDATVVYNDFDNYRFRLKNIPQTNKLLADIRELVGNSIPKHKPIKGELRERIFKRIEEEELNVGYVDFITLSSSLMFSMKYKLSVAEMRKEVLYNNIRKTGYPESSDYLKGLEIVSCDYKAVFNQYKDVPGVVFLIDPPYLSTDVGTYNMYWRLSDYLDVLKILEKHSFVYFTSNKSSILELCEWIGANKTIGNPFEGCTKKEFNAHMNYSAEYTDMMLYKKQEKLVHKTAA